From the genome of Triticum aestivum cultivar Chinese Spring chromosome 3B, IWGSC CS RefSeq v2.1, whole genome shotgun sequence, one region includes:
- the LOC123069687 gene encoding putative protein phosphatase 2C 24: MELLHVMEGREEIQQTLSEIDRRALDALRYAFRLGYRSPSSSRDDQDMDAFIASVLPPPVSEDGDHDRHRTELDELPLAREDCFRDEDASTALKMDWASCYVPHSDHDAHFGVADPGVIGVADGVSAYSAKGVDAGAFSRSLMASAYKDALETAPRAICPYTVLQRAYEGAASSGVPGASTAVLLSLVGDTLRWANVGDSGFAVLRGGAIVHRSRPQLARFNCPLQLAAKGADSVTKAEVGETPVRGGDIVVVATDGLFDNMFDAELERVVRIGTALGFSPKNMADIIAGIAYEMSWSKVKDSPFSVGYRKHTGSQRCGGKQDDITVVVAFIVSTQLEGVGVGVDKVEDDAASNSNWMDQVKMKKRAYELKNVSGPSLDAKSDSVDSGNRRTVQRSNSGPISSARGSWY, translated from the coding sequence ATGGAGCTGCTGCACGTCATGGAGGGGAGAGAGGAGATCCAGCAAACCCTGAGCGAGATCGACAGACGAGCCCTCGACGCCCTCCGCTACGCGTTCCGCCTCGGCTACCgatctccctcgtcttctcgcgatGACCAAGACATGGACGCCTTCATCGCGTCCGTGCTGCCGCCGCCTGTTTCGGAGGACGGCGATCACGACCGCCACCGCACGGAACTCGACGAGCTACCGCTTGCGCGGGAGGATTGTTTCCGCGACGAGGACGCGTCGACGGCTCTGAAGATGGACTGGGCGTCGTGCTACGTGCCGCACAGCGACCACGACGCGCACTTCGGGGTCGCCGACCCCGGCGTCATCGGCGTGGCGGACGGCGTCAGCGCGTACAGCGCGAAAGGCGTGGACGCGGGCGCCTTCTCTCGGAGCCTCATGGCGAGCGCCTACaaagacgcgctggagacggcgcccaGGGCCATCTGCCCCTACACGGTGCTGCAACGGGCCTACGAGGGCGCGGCCTCGTCGGGCGTGCCAGGGGCGTCGACGGCGGTCCTTCTCTCGCTCGTCGGGGACACCCTCAGGTGGGCCAACGTGGGCGACAGCGGCTTCGCCGTGCTCCGCGGCGGCGCGATCGTGCACCGCTCGCGGCCGCAGCTGGCCCGCTTCAACTGCCCGCTCCAGCTCGCCGCTAAGGGCGCCGACAGTGTCACCAAGGCGGAGGTGGGCGAGACCCCGGTGAGGGGCGGCGACATCGTGGTGGTGGCCACGGACGGGCTGTTCGACAACATGTTCGACGCGGAACTCGAGCGCGTCGTGCGGATAGGCACGGCGCTGGGCTTCTCGCCCAAGAACATGGCGGACATCATTGCCGGCATCGCCTACGAGATGTCGTGGAGCAAGGTCAAGGACTCGCCGTTCAGCGTCGGCTACCGGAAGCATACGGGGAGTCAACGGTGCGGCGGGAAGCAAGATGACATAACCGTCGTCGTCGCCTTCATCGTCTCCACTCAGCTGGAGGGCGTGGGCGTGGGCGTCGACAAGGTTGAAGATGATGCAGCTTCAAATTCTAACTGGATGGATCAAGTCAAGATGAAGAAAAGGGCATACGAACTTAAGAACGTGTCTGGGCCATCTCTCGATGCAAAAAGCGATTCCGTCGACAGTGGAAATCGGCGTACAGTGCAGCGTTCCAATTCCGGGCCGATTTCTAGTGCGAGAGGTAGTTGGTATTGA